The nucleotide sequence GGGGCATCACTTGTTCGAAGCCGCCGATTCGATGTTCGGCGTCGCCCTGACCGGCAGCGAGACGATCGAGCTGCGCCGCTGGATCGTCGGCCCCGAAGCGGGCGGGCGCGGGCGGCGGCGGGGCCTGTCGGCGCGCCTGTCCGATGTCGCAAGCTATGACGAGGCCGGGGGCCGCGCCATCAACGAAATGGTCGAGGGCGCCCGCGCGCTGCCGTCCGAGGGCTGGATCGCGCGCGTGACGCAAGGGGAGCCGTTCGGCGCGATCGAGGCGCTGCTGACGGCGGTGCGCGGCCTGACCTATGCCCGTGACGAGGGCGGGGCCGAGGGCGGCTATGGGCTGGAGACCGAACTGGCCGAACCGTCCCCCGAACTGGTCGAGGCGGCGGGCGCGGCGGCACAGGCGCTGGACGCGCTGGTGCGGCCGATGGTGGCGCTGGGCCACCGGCTGGAAGCGGTGCTGGCCGACGGGCCGGACTGGATGGACGGCCCCGCGCGCGCGCGGATCGAGGGGGCGATCGCCTCGCTTGGCTGGCGACGCGACATGGTGGGCGCGTGGAGCGCGCTGGCGCAGCGTGTCGGCGGCCCCGCCGATCCCGATTTCGTCGACTGGCTGGCGGTCGACCGGGTCGAGGGGCGCGAATATGACATGGGGCTGCACCGCCGCTGGCTGGACCCCACCCGCCCCTTTGCGGAAACGGTGCTGAAACCGGCGCACGGCGTCGTCGTGGCATCCGCCACCCTGCGCGCGGGCGGCGACTGGGACGTGGCGGAGGCGCGCAGCGGTGCGCAGCACCTGTCGCTGGCGCCGCAACGGTTCGAAGCGGCGAGTCCGTTCGACTATGCCGGGAACGCCCGCGTGCTGCTGGTGACGGATGTGAAGCGCGGCGATGTCGGCGCGCTGGCCAATGCCTACGCCCGGTTGATCGTGGCGTCGGGCGGCGGCGTGCTGGGGCTGTTCACGGCGATACGGCGGCTTCGCGGCGTCCATGCGCGCATCGCCGACCGGCTGGCGCGTGAGGGGCTGCCGCTGATCGCGCAGCATGTGGACCCGATCGACACCGGCACGCTGGTCGATATTTTCCGCGACGATCCACGCGCATCGCTGATCGGCACCGATGCGCTGCGCGACGGGGTGGACGTGCCGGGCCGCTCGCTCAGGCTGGTGGTGATGGAGGGCGTGCCATGGCCGAAGCCGTCGGTGCTGCATGCCGCGCGCAAGCTGGCGATGGGGGGCAAGGCATATGACGACCGGATCGTCCGCGCGCGACTGGCGCAGGCGTTCGGGCGGCTGATCCGACGCGCCGACGACCGGGGCGCATTCGTCCTGCTGTCCGCCGCGTGCCCGAGCCGGTTGTTGGATGCGTTTCCCGCTGGCACGCCGGTGCAGCGCGTAACGCTGGAGGAAGCAGCGACCATCGTGCAAACGCTGGCAAAGCCCGCTATCTTGGGGCAGGAGGGCGCGGTCGACGCCTGACAAGCTGCCCAGAACGAGGATGCCATGCCCAGCCTGACGCTGTTGCGCCACGCCAAGTCGAGCTGGGACGATCCCGTCACGCGCGATTTCGACCGACCGCTCAATCCGCGTGGCCGCCGTGCCGCAACCGTCATCGGCACATGGATGCGGCGAGAGGGGCTTTCCTTCGACCATCTGACCGCATCGCCCGCCGTCCGCGTGATCGAAACGCTGGAGGGGGTCAGCGAGGGATATGGCACCGCGTTGGAGCCGGCATGGGACCGGCGCATCTATCTCGCTTCAGCCGCGACGCTGCTCGATCTGGTGCATGAAATTCCGGCAGAGGCGCAGCATGCGCTGATGATCGGCCACAATCCGGGGCTGGAGGATCTGGTGCTGATGCTGGTGCCCGACCGCACGGGCGATTCGCTGCGCGACGCGGTGGAGCTCAAATATCCGACCGCTGCGCTGGCCACGCTGACATGGGACGGCGGCTGGGGAGATGCGGCGACCGGCGTGGCGCGGCTGGAGCGGTTCGTGCGGCCCCGCGACCTGGCCGAGGGGCTTGGCCCCGACGATTGAGGCGCAGCCCGCCGGGCCGCGCCCCGATTGCGATTATTCCTTGAGTTCGGCGGCTTCTTCCGTCGCAGCCGGATCGACCGACGGCGCGCCCGATGCCGGAGTTGCGCGATCTTCCATGTCGGCGGTCGGCGAGCCTTCGCTCACATTCGCTTCAGCCTCGGTCTGACCGTCGGCAGGCGCCGCGTCGGCGGCAGGCGCGGCGGGCAGCGGCAGGTTCGAACCCTGCTGGTTCAGATAGGCGATGACGTTCGCGCGCTCTTCGGGGTTCGACAGGCCCGCAAAGCTCATTTTGGTGCCCGGCGCGTACTTGCGCGGGCTGGTGAGCCACTTGTTCATCGCCTCGAAGTCCCAGTTGCCCGGAACGCCCTTGAGCGCGTCGGAATAGGCAAATCCGGCCTGATGACCATGAACCTTGCCCATCACGCCATACAGGTTGGGACCGATACCGGCAGCGCCGCCCTGATTGATCGTGTGGCACGACGCGCACTTCTTGAACACTTCTGCCCCGGCTGCGGGATCAGCGGCCGCCATCAGCGTGCCGATCGGCACTTCGGCCTCGGCCCCGGCGCCTTCCTCGACCACGCCCTCGATCGGGTAACCCATTTTTTCGGGGCGCTCGCCGTGGAACGCCATACCGCTGGCGATCGTCAGCCCAAGAGCCGCGACGCAACCAGCCAGAACCCAGCCCGCGATCGTGTTCGTGCGATTATCCATTGCGATGCCGTCAGCCCGAATAAAATGAAAAGCGGCATCCCCTTAAAGGGGCTTTGCCGACGCGGCAAGCCGCGCTTGCACCGCGACGACCGGGTGAGTAGGCGCAACGCCCCATGGAACAGTTCCCCGCGCCGGCCCGTCCGCTGGTCGAAGCCATGACCGCCGCAGCCGCCGCCGCCCCCGATCGGGCCGTGGCTTTTCAGGGTGCGCCCGGCGCAAACAGCCATGTTGCGCTGACCCAGGCCTTTCCCGATGCGCTGCCGCTGCCGTGCTTTGATTTCGCCGATGCGATCGACGCGGTGCAGGACGGGCGGGCCGATTGCGCGATCATTCCGATCGAAAATTCGCTGCACGGGCGCGTCGCAGACATTCATTTCCTGCTGCCCGAATCCGGTCTGGTCATCACGGGCGAGCATTTCCTGTCGGTCCGACACGCCCTGCTGGGCACCGGCGCGCGCGATGATGTGAAGGAAGCGACCAGCCACCCGCAGGCGCTGGGCCAGTGCCGCCACTGGCTGCGCGCGCATGGGATTCAGCCGGTCAGCTATCCCGACACCGCCGGGGCCGCCGCGCTGGTTGCCGAAAAGCGCGATCCGCGCGTCGCCGCGCTGGCCCCCGCCGCCGCGGCGCCGCTTTATGGTTTGAACGTGCTGGCCGACGACATTGCCGATTCAGACCATAACGTAACCCGCTTCGTCGTGCTGGCGCGTGGATCGCGTCCGCTGGTGGGCGACGGGCCATTCATGACCACGCTGATCTTTGCCGTGAAGAATGTGCCCGCCGCGCTGTACAAGGCGCTGGGCGGTTTTGCGACCAACGGCGTGAACATGACCAAGCTGGAAAGCTATCAGCGCGGCACCAGCTTTGCCCCGACTGAGTTCTATGCCGACATAACCGGTCGGCCGGGGGAGCCGCATTTCGACCGCGCGCTTGAGGAACTGGGCTTTCATTCGGCCTGGGTCCGCCTGCTCGGCAGCTATCCTCAGGCGATGGAGCGCCTTTGATCCAGCCACGCCCGCAACAGGCTGTGGGCGATGGCATAGTCGGGCGGCGCGATGAACCGCGCGCCGGGCGCCCCGGCCAGCGCGGCGGCGACATCCGCCGCATCCGCCCAGAAACAATCGGCGAGTTCGGTCGCATCCACCGCCAGCGCGTCGTCATCGGCGTCGCATATGCACGCGATCATCAGTTGCGAGGGAAATGGCCAGGGCTGGCTGCCGACATAGCGGACGTCGCGCACGCGCACGCCCGCTTCCTCCCATAATTCGCGCGCGACCGCTTCCTCGATCGATTCGCCGGGTTCGACAAAGCCAGCCAGCGCCGAATAGCGCCCCTCAGGCCAGTTCAGGCCGCGCCCCAGCAGCACGCGCCCGTCATGTTCGGCCAGCATGATGACGACCGGGTCGGTGCGGGGGAAATGCTGCGCACCGCACGCATCGCAGTGTCGCCCCCATCCGCCCTTGAACGCGGCCGTGGCGCTGCCACAGGCGGCACAGAAACGATGACGCGCATGCCAGTCGATCAGGCTGCGGGCACCCGCATACAACGCCATTTCGGTACGCGGCAGCGTGGCGAGCAGGCCCATCAGCTCCGGCGCGCGCCACGCCCCTTTTGTCGGCTCGGCAGGGACCGGCGCAAAGCGGGGGGCGCCGTCGTCCAGCCCCAGCAGCACCAGCTCCTCGCCAGCCGTCACATCGCGCCATTGCAGTCGCCCGTCGGCAATCAGCGGCTCCAGCCCGGTCATCGCCAGCACCCGCGCCGCCGGATCGGCCATTGCGGCGGCAAGGCGCACAGGATCGGCGCGCAGGTGATCGGCGCGGTCGATCGTCGCGCCGGTAAAGCCCGGCGGCGTCACCGCTTCAGGTCGGAATAGGCGGCCTGGATGATATCCGCCCGCAGCGGCCATTTGCCTGCCGGAAAGTAATTGACCATGCCGACCGCGCGCACCCGGCTTTTCGGATCAACGAACGCGATCGTGCCGGCCGCACCGCCCCAGCCATAGGTGCCGGCAGCCGGGCCGCCCGGCACATCCTCAAGCATCACCGAACCGCCCGCGCCATAGCCGGTATTCGGCCCCGCGCTGCCGCCGGTCGCGTCATCGACACGGGCATAGGTGACGCCTTGGGGCAACAGGTTCGACATGGCCAGCCGCGCGGTTTCGGGCTTCAGGATGCGCCGGCCGGCCAGCGTGCCGTAATGCTGCAGCATCGCCAGAAACCGGTCATAATCGCGTGCCGACATTACCAGCCCCGCGCCGCCATAGGGAAAGCTGGGCGGCTGGAGGAACACCGAATTGGCGGCGGGATCGAGCGGGACCAGATTTTCACCGACCCACGCGTAATTGTCGACCAGCCGCCCCTTCTCGCTTTCGGGCACCTGCCAATAGCTGGATGCCATATCCAGCGGATCGAAAATGCGCGTCTGGACGAAACGCTCGAACGGCATCCCCGACGCCGCCTCGATCACCGCGCCCATGATGTCGAGGGCGATGGAGTAGCTCCATTTGGTGCCCGGATCGGCGATCAGCGGCAGGGTCGCGGTCCGCTCGGCAAATTCGCGCAGCGAGTTGGGGCGCACGGCCCTGCCCTGCGCTTCGGTCTGCATGTTCAGCGCGGCGGGGATGATGCCCAGCCGCTCATATTCCTTGAGCAGCGGCCCCTTGGTGACGATGTTGTAACCTAGACCGGCCGTGTGCGTCAGCAGGTGGCGCACCGTGATCTCACGCGCGGCGGGGCGCGATTCCAGGCTGTTGTCGGGATCGGTCAGCACTCGCATGTTTTTATAGGCGGGAAAGAAATCGCTGATCGGCTGGTCCAGCTTCAGCTTGCCTTCCTCGACCAGAATCATCGCAGCAATGCCGGTGATCGGCTTGGTCATCGAATAGACGCGCCACAGGCTGTCGGGCGTGACGGCGGCGGCGTCGGGCGCGGTGCCGGTGCGACCGGCGGCCAGCAGGGCGGGCGGAGCGTCGTCATGCCCGATCGCCACCGCCAGACCGGGCGCACGCTTTTCCGCGACATAACGCTGAACCAGCGCCTGCACCTGTGGCAGGGCGCGCGTGGCCTGTGCCTGCGGGACGGGAGCGGGCTGGCGCACCGCCTGCGCGGCCAGCGGTGCCGTCGCCGCAAACGCCAATGTTGCCGCCATCGCGGTGCCGAACGTCATTCGCATGTCCACCACTCCCCAAGCTTTCGTGCCGCCTTGGCGAAGACGGTCGGCAGGCCCGCCGAATCGAGTTCGGCAACCGGCCACCATTCGCCCGGACCGGGGTCGCTTTGCCCATCCCACCGTGCGCCCGCAAGCGCGCAGACCAGCGTGAAATGGGTAAAGCCATGCTCGACCGTTTCGGCCATCATGCGCCATTCGCCACCACCCGGCGCGTCGTTCAGCCCCGGCGGCGTATCCAGCCATGGCCCGGTGGGCAGCGCTAGCATCCCGCCCAGCAATCCGCGCGCGGGCCGTCGGACCAGCCGCACCTGCTCGTCATGCCACAGCCAGAACATCGTGCCGTGGCGCACGGGTCGCGCCTTTTTGGGCGCCTTGATGGGATAACGCTCCGGTGCGCCCTCCGCGCGGGCGGCGCAGTCGCCGGCCAGCGGGCAAAGCAGGCAGCGCGGGGCGCGCGGCGTACAAATGGTCGCGCCCAGATCCATCATCGCCTGGGCAAAGTCGCCCGGCCGTGCATCGGGCGTGATCCGGTCGGTCGCCGCGCGGATGTCGGCCTTGGCCGCGGGCAAGGGCGTTGAAATCGCGAACAGGCGAGACACCACCCGCTCGACATTGCCGTCGACCACCACGGCGCGTCGCCCGAACGCGATGGCGGCGATCGCGGCGGCGGTATAGGCGCCGATACCGGGGATACGCAGCAACGCCGCTTCATCGCCGGGCAGCCGCCCGCCATGATCGGCCACGACCGCGCGCGCCCCCTTCAACAGGTTGCGGGCGCGGGCATAATAGCCCAGCCCCGCCCACGCGGCCATCACGTCGCCGTCGTCGGCTGCGGCCAGGCTGGCGAAATCGGGCCAGCGCGCGGTCCAGCGTTGGAAATAGGGGGCAACGGTCGCCACCTGTGTCTGCTGCAACATCACTTCCGACAGCCATACGCGATAGGGGTCGGTCGGCGGCGCCCCCGGCGGCGCGCGCCATGGCAGCACGCGCGCATTGGCGTCGTACCATTCTATCAGACGGGCGGCGATTTGGGGTGGCACCTTGTTGGACACGCCCCGCCTATGGCATGGGTTCCCGCGATGACGAAGCCGCGCCCGCCCCGGCCTGCAAAAGCCCCACCCGCACCGCCGCCGCGTTCGAACCGCGTGCGCCCGGTGGCAGAGCTGTTGCCCGACATTGGCGGCGCGGCATTTCGCAAGTTCGGCTTTGTCCAGTCGTCGATCGTCAGCCGCTGGGCAGAGATCGTCGGAGAGCGTTACGCACGCGTTTCCAGCCCCGAATCGATCCGCTTCCCCCATGGTCAGCGCGCCGACGGGGTGCTGACGCTGGCGGTGGCGGGGGCGCACGGGCCGATGATGCAGCATATCGCGCCTGAGATCATGGAGCGGGTCAATCGCTTCTTCGGCTATGCCGCGGTTGCGCGCATCGCGTTCCGGCAGGGCGACATTCGCCGCCCGACTCGGCCACCCAGCCGCCCCAAGGCGCCGCGCACAGTCCCCGCCGACCTGTCCGACAGCCTGCGCGCCATCGCCGACCCTGAACTGAAGGCCGTGCTGGAGGCGCTTGCTTCCGGCCTTGGCGAACCCGTTTCCATTCCCGTTCTCGGCAAGGTCAGCTGATGCGCCTTCTCAAGCTTTTGTTCGGCCTGTTGCTGGGCCTGCCCGCCACGCACGCCTTTGCCCAGACGGGCCGCGACTGGCGCACCACCGTCACGCCGACCGGCAGCGGTGCGTGGGTGATCGGCAACCCCGCCGCAAAGGTGAAGCTGGTTGAATATCTCAGCTATACCTGTCCCCATTGCGGAGCCTTCGTCACCGAATCAAAGCCGGTGCTGTTCGACCAATGGGTCCGATCCGGCAGTGTCAGCGTCGAGGTGCGCCACGCCATCCGCGACGGGCTGGACTTTTCGGCCGCGTTGCTGGCCCGCTGCACCGGGCCACGCAATTTCGCGAGCGTTCACACCGCCATTTTCGCCAATCAGAAGGCGCTGCTGGAAAAGGGCGTCAGCGTGACCCCGCCCGCCAATGCCAGCCGCGAAGCCGCGCTCAAGGCGATTGCCGACGGTTCGGGCCTGACCGCCATCGTCAGCCCCAGGCTGACCCGGTCCGTCGATGCGTGCCTGAGCGACGCAGCCGAGCGCGACCGCCTGGTCGCGATGACGCGCGCGGCGTTCGACAAGATCAAGGGCACCCCCGCCTTCGAACTGAATGGCGAGCTGATCCAGGGTACCGACTGGGCCGGGATGGAGCCCCGCCTGCGTGCCGCCGGCGCCCGCTGAACCGATTTAACTGGAGTTTGCCTTTCATGCGTTCGATCCTGATCCTCGCTCCCCTCGCCCTGCTGGCTGCCTGTGGCGGCGGCGAATCCGGCAATGGCAGCACCGCCGCCGCGCCTGTTGCGGGCGCGACTCCGCCCGCCGGTCAGCAATGGACGCAGGTGGTCAGCGAAACCGCCGAGGGCGGTTACCGCATGGGCAATCCCGACGCGCCGGTGAAGCTGGTCGAATATGGATCGCGCACCTGCCCGGCATGCGGCGCCTTTGCCCGCGAAGGATTCGAACCGCTGACCAAGCTGGTCGAAACGGGCAAGGTCAGCTTTGAATTCCGTGATTTCCTGATCCACGGCGCGCCCGACGTGGCGAGCGCGGTGCTGGGCCGTTGCGGCGGCCCGGGCACCTTCTTCCCGCTGCTGGAACAGATGTACGCCAATCAGTCCGCCACGCTCGACAAGCTTCAGGCGACCCCGCCCGAGTTTCAGACCCGCATCCAGAACATGGCCCCGCCGCAGCAGGTGGCCGAATGGGCCCAACAGGCCGGTTATCTGGATTTCGTGAAGCAGCGCGGCATCCCCGAAAGCCAGGCGCGCCAGTGCCTTGCCAATATGGAACTGGTGCAAAAGCTGGTCGGCGTGACCGAAGGCGCGACCGAGGTTCAGGGCACGCCCACCTTCATCATCAATGGCGAAAAGGTCGAAAATGCGGTGACGTGGCCGCAGCTTGAAACCGCTCTGAAGCAAGCGGGCGCCTAAGCACCGGCGGGGCGGCGCGGGCCGATCGGCCGCCGCCCCGGCTTTGCAGCGGACCAGCGATGCAGATCACGCGGCTTCGCCTTACCGGGTTCAAAAGCTTCGTCGATCCCGCCGATCTGCTGATCGAACCCGGCCTGACCGGGATTGTCGGCCCCAATGGGTGCGGCAAATCCAACCTTCTCGAAGCATTGCGCTGGGCCATGGGCGAAAGCTCTGCCCGGTCGCTGCGCGGTGCGGGGATGGAGGATGTGATCTTCGCGGGCACGGCCACTCGCCCGCAACGCGACTTTGCGGAAGTCGCCATCCATGCCGAGGAAGCCGGCGACAACGGCGATGTCGAGGTCGTGCGCCGGATCGAACGCGGCGCTGGTTCCGCCTATCGCATCAATGGCCGTGACGTGCGCGCGCGCGACGTGTCGCTGCTGTTCGCCGATGCCGCGACGGGCGCGCACTCCCCCGCTCTGGTCAGCCAGAACCGGATAGGCGCGGTCATCGCCGCCAAGCCGGTCGACCGTCGCGCGATGCTGGAGGAAGCGGCGGGCATTGCCGGGCTGCACGTCCGGCGAAAGGATGCGGAACAGAAACTCCGCGCGACCGAGGCCAATCTCCAGCGTCTGGACGAGCTGATCGCCGATCAGGACGGACGTGCCGCGGCACTCAGGCGACAGGCGCGACAGGCAGAGCGCTATCGCGCACTCAGCGACCAGATTCGCGTGGCCGAGGGGCGGGTGATCTTTGCCCGGTGGCGCGACGCTGCCGCCGCGGCTGACGCCGCCCGCCGCGAAGCCGTGGCCGCAGAGGGGCGCGTGACCGACGCCGCCACCGCGCATCAGGCCGCCACGGCGCAGCAGGCGACGGCACAGGCCGCCCTTGGCGACGCCCGCGCGGCGGCGCAGGGCGCGCGCGATGCCGCAACCGCCGCCCAGCATCGGCTGGACACGCTGGCACGCGAACGCCACGGCGTGGAACGACGGATCGGGGAGCTTGCCACTGCCGAAGCCCGGCTGGGCGAGGACCGCGCGCGCGAAGGCAGCCTGGCCAGCGACGCTGCTGAGGCGATTGCGCGACTGGGGGCGGAGGTAAAGGCGCTCGACACCCGCATTGCTGATGCGACCAATCGGATTCCCAACCTCGACACCGCCTTGGCAGAGGCGGAACGACAGGCGCGCGACGCCGAAGTCGCGCTAGCACAGGCGCTGGCCGCCGAAGCGGCGGAGGCAGCGGAGGTTCGCGTCGCCGACGCCGCACGCGCCGCCGCTCGTCAGCGGCTGGACCGCTCCGCCCGCGATGCCGCGCGGGTGGAGGCCGAATTCGCCGCGCTGGCCGATGCCGGTCCGCTTCAGGCCGAACGCACCCGCGCCGGTGAAGCGCGCGCGCAGGCCGGGCGCCATGCAGAGGCCGCTCGCGCAACCTTGGCCGCCGCCGACGCCAGCGAACGCGCCGCGATCGAGGAGCGCCAGCGCGCCCAATCGACGCGCGCCACCGCCCATGCCGAACTCGCCGCGCTCGACAGCGAAGCGGCGGCGCTGAACCGCGCCACGCGCAGCACCGGACGCTCTCGCCTGCTGGATGCCGTTCGGCCCGAGGCGGGGCATGAGCGCGCGCTGGCCGCCGCCATTGGCGACGACCTGGAGGCCGGGACCGATCCCGCCGACGACCGCCACTGGGCCGGGGCCGCCCCGCAACCCGGCGACCCGCCCGCCCCCAGCGACAGCGTGGCCATGTCGACGTCTGTCGAGGCGCCGCCCGCCCTGGCCCGCCGCCTATCGCAAACCTTCCTCACCCCCGCCGATACCGGACAGGCGCTGGCCGTGGGTCAGCGGCTGGTGACGCTCGATGGCGTCGTGCGCCGCTGGGACGGCTATGTCTCACGCGGCAGCGGCGCGGCGGCGGCAGAACGGCTGCAAAGACTGAACCGCCTGCGCGCAATCGAAGCGGCGCGTCCCGCTGCTGTCGGTGCGGTAGAGGCCGCCGACGCCGATCTGACCCGCATCGAAGCCACCATCGCGGAAGCGCGCGCCGCCGCGCAACAGGCCCGCCGCCTGATCGAATCGAGCGACCGCAGCGAACGCGAAGCCGCGCGGGCAGAGGACCGCGCCGCCGCCGCGCTCGAACGGCTGGATGCCCAGCGCGCCGATCTCGACAGCCGCCGCCAGCGCAGCACCGCCGAACGCGCGGAGGCACAGGGCGATGTGGCGCGGGCCGAAGCCACCATCGCTGCCCTGCCCGACGGACAGGCCACCCGCGCCCGTGTCGCCACCCTGTCGAAGGAGGCAGAGGGACGCCGCGCCGCCGTCGCCGCCCAGCGCACCGAACGCGGCGCACTGGACCGCAGCCTGGCGCAGGACCGCGAACGACAGGCCGCCGCCGCTGCCGAAGCGAAGAGCTGGCGCGCGCGGGCGGGCGAAGCTGCACGGCGAATTGCCGATCTGGACAAGCGCGCCGCCGAAATCGCGCGCGACCGCGCCAAGCTGGCCGACCGCCCCGCCGCGCTGCTTGCCGCCCAGGGCGTTGCCGAGGCCGAAGCGCGCGGCCTTCGCGAAGACGCCGAACGGCTCGCCAATGCCGAACGCGCCGCGGAAACGGCCCTGCGCCACGCGGAGGAACTGGCGCGCACC is from Sphingomonas sp. IW22 and encodes:
- a CDS encoding chromosome segregation SMC family protein → MQITRLRLTGFKSFVDPADLLIEPGLTGIVGPNGCGKSNLLEALRWAMGESSARSLRGAGMEDVIFAGTATRPQRDFAEVAIHAEEAGDNGDVEVVRRIERGAGSAYRINGRDVRARDVSLLFADAATGAHSPALVSQNRIGAVIAAKPVDRRAMLEEAAGIAGLHVRRKDAEQKLRATEANLQRLDELIADQDGRAAALRRQARQAERYRALSDQIRVAEGRVIFARWRDAAAAADAARREAVAAEGRVTDAATAHQAATAQQATAQAALGDARAAAQGARDAATAAQHRLDTLARERHGVERRIGELATAEARLGEDRAREGSLASDAAEAIARLGAEVKALDTRIADATNRIPNLDTALAEAERQARDAEVALAQALAAEAAEAAEVRVADAARAAARQRLDRSARDAARVEAEFAALADAGPLQAERTRAGEARAQAGRHAEAARATLAAADASERAAIEERQRAQSTRATAHAELAALDSEAAALNRATRSTGRSRLLDAVRPEAGHERALAAAIGDDLEAGTDPADDRHWAGAAPQPGDPPAPSDSVAMSTSVEAPPALARRLSQTFLTPADTGQALAVGQRLVTLDGVVRRWDGYVSRGSGAAAAERLQRLNRLRAIEAARPAAVGAVEAADADLTRIEATIAEARAAAQQARRLIESSDRSEREAARAEDRAAAALERLDAQRADLDSRRQRSTAERAEAQGDVARAEATIAALPDGQATRARVATLSKEAEGRRAAVAAQRTERGALDRSLAQDRERQAAAAAEAKSWRARAGEAARRIADLDKRAAEIARDRAKLADRPAALLAAQGVAEAEARGLREDAERLANAERAAETALRHAEELARTTAETLAEAREARAGSAARAENQEQRRVEMGRLSGERFECPPPLLPERAGFAAEDVGTPDDESARHDRLVADRERIGPVNLIAESELAALEGERTSNAREREELGEAVNRLRGSIGTLNREGRQRLLAAFEAVDGHFRRLFTTLFDGGQAHLALVDSDDPLEAGLEIMAQPPGKKLQSLTLLSGGEQALTAVALIFGLFLTNPAPICVLDEVDAPLDDANIDRFCDLLDRMTRETRTRYLIVTHNAATMSRMHRLFGVTMVERGVSRLVSVDLSAAEGLLAAE